In a genomic window of Aricia agestis chromosome 2, ilAriAges1.1, whole genome shotgun sequence:
- the LOC121736924 gene encoding protein PRRC2A-like, with amino-acid sequence MSAKIYVLCLLVASSLAARGRPRHPQPAPDYDYEPQAQEPRGQQVVLVSPEQYEGLYRAQDRLDEEYEPRAIAAQRAPVRKNQIHETPKQPPVQTIRNYNKVNDDGSFTFGYEAADGSFKEETRGTDCVVRGKYGYVDPDGNKREFTYVSGNPCDPNKPDDEEQEPGAPDSSERDDPEPNYPVRQPLRPTTTRPTTTYFQNDFRDADEEGPQEEPVQNYRPRIVQRPQPARPAPRQPYQDQQVAITPRPIPAVPATTARALPPATTFRPQLSLQAVTARPQIQYSPQPDYSPSPAPITASRTSAGQIDFAAEFAKFNRENQIGSSTPGSLGSPTKSDLSGASEPSGNPLYSTELVYDPSSGQYDTNLFQSLPSTNGELNLNQKLQPYVAQRQPQARPFVPSPQIPADIGSGSSPLYRQQLQQIQPINPQEIYQRQQSENQFQNSQQLFAQQQQLQQSQLQRDRAAARAQAQRLSLSPAQSAQRPQPQYYFVAPREQGTVSTGQIDAFLRGHGIQL; translated from the exons GTGCTATGTCTTCTGGTGGCGTCGTCGCTGGCGGCGCGCGGGCGGCCGCGACACCCGCAGCCCGCGCCCGACTACGACTATGAGCCGCAGGCGCAGGAGCCTAGGGGACAACAG GTGGTGCTCGTTTCGCCGGAGCAGTACGAGGGGCTCTACCGGGCGCAGGACAGGCTGGACGAGGAGTACGAGCCGCGCGCGATAGCGGCGCAGCGGGCGCCGGTCCGCAAGAACCAGATACACGAGACACCCAAACAGCCGCCCGTACAGACTATCAGGAACTACAATAAG GTCAATGATGATGGTAGCTTTACCTTCGGCTACGAAGCTGCTGATGGATCATTCAAAGAGGAAACGAGAGGCACCGACTGCGTCGTCCGCGGCAAGTACGGCTACGTCGACCCCGACGGCAACAAGAGGGAGTTCACGTATGTGTCGGGCAACCCCTGCGACCCCAACAAGCCCGACGACGAGGAGCAGGAGCCCGGCGCGCCCGACTCCTCCGAGCGGGATGACCCCGAACCCAACTACCCCGTCCGGCAGCCGCTGAGACCCACCACCACCCGACCCACCACCACCTACTTCCAGAACGACTTCAGGGACGCCGACGAGGAGGGACCCCAGGAGGAGCCCGTCCAGAACTACAGGCCCCGCATCGTTCAACGTCCTCAGCCCGCCAGACCGGCCCCGAGACAGCCCTACCAGGACCAGCAGGTCGCCATCACCCCCCGCCCGATCCCCGCCGTCCCCGCCACCACCGCCCGAGCTCTGCCTCCCGCGACCACGTTCCGGCCGCAGCTCAGCCTCCAGGCCGTCACCGCTAGGCCCCAGATTCAATACAGCCCCCAGCCCGACTACTCCCCCTCGCCCGCGCCCATCACGGCGTCGCGAACGAGTGCGGGCCAGATCGACTTCGCTGCGGAATTCGCCAAGTTCAACCGCGAAAACCAAATCGGCTCCTCGACTCCAGGTTCTCTCGGTTCGCCCACGAAGTCGGACCTCTCCGGCGCCTCCGAACCGAGCGGCAACCCCCTGTACTCGACGGAGCTGGTGTACGACCCGAGCAGCGGCCAGTACGACACGAACCTCTTCCAGTCGCTGCCTTCGACGAACGGAGAATTGAACCTCAACCAGAAACTCCAACCCTACGTCGCTCAACGGCAGCCCCAAGCCCGGCCGTTCGTTCCCTCGCCCCAGATCCCGGCCGACATCGGCTCCGGGTCTAGCCCCCTCTACAGGCAGCAGCTCCAGCAGATCCAGCCGATCAACCCGCAGGAGATATACCAGAGGCAGCAGTCCGAGAACCAATTCCAGAACTCGCAGCAGCTATTCGCCCAGCAGCAGCAGCTCCAGCAGAGCCAGCTGCAGAGGGACAGAGCGGCCGCCCGCGCCCAAGCCCAAAGACTGTCGCTGTCGCCGGCACAGAGCGCCCAAAGACCTCAACCTCAGTACTATTTCGTAGCGCCCAGGGAGCAGGGCACCGTCTCGACGGGGCAGATCGACGCGTTCCTGAGAGGCCACGGAATCCAGCTGTAA